A single Anopheles funestus chromosome 2RL, idAnoFuneDA-416_04, whole genome shotgun sequence DNA region contains:
- the LOC125761051 gene encoding phospholipid-transporting ATPase ID isoform X2 codes for MPISHATTDSVELEILEIRQDSSEDDEHDPAGRSYGARNARGRRIPPATVVRRQQHQQQQHEIVLAGSSSARGPETFGEDRGMMARTGSPPKRKRFRRNHRSSSTRRKSNSQSCGSLYNLAANRPLHPQRSEPNVNFYSSPENERRIRANDREYNTQFKYANNYIKTSKYSILTFLPLNLLEQFQRLANFYFLCLLILQLIPAISSLTPVTTAIPLIGVLMLTAIKDAYDDFQRHMSDSQVNNRRSKTLRHGKLVDERWSGVQVGDIIRMDNDQFVAADILLLSSSEPNGLCFIETAELDGETNLKCKQCLPETAAMGQQEDLLWKFNGEIVCEPPNNLLNKFEGTLTWKNQRYPLDNDKILLRGCIIRNTQWCYGVVIFAGKDTKLMQNSGKTKFKRTTIDRLLNFIIIGIVFFLLSICGFCTIASAIWEALVGYKFQIYLPWERIIPKDYLQGAISIGGLVFFSYAIVLNTVVPISLYVSVEVIRFAQSFLINWDEKMYYEKTKTHAKARTTTLNEELGQIQYIFSDKTGTLTQNIMTFNKCSIAGRAYGDVVDMRTGETVELSEPTFNSNTSLLLNAEEPPGRSTPQPTTTTEQPVQTKSPSNKKHPPSLHVTFSQHSNAQEMQTSISTKQPTPQTHIPAQSATEVPPSGNNTQEGLHVMESVDFSFNPEYEPEFRWYDQGLLDAVRADEEHAHNFFRLLALCHTVMAEDKNGKLDYQAQSPDEAALVSAARNFGFVFKSRAPNSITIEVMGRTEEYELLSILDFNNVRKRMSVVLRRNNSIILYCKGADSVIYDRLGPNQHDLKARTQEHLNKFAGEGLRTLVLAERRLTKEFYDSWLVRQREAALSLDGREDKLGAIYEEIECDMQLVGVTAIEDKLQDGVPQTIANLQLAGIKIWVLTGDKQETAINIGYSCQLLTDDMVDVFVIDGITKGEVEQQLRKYMDSLRIVNTYHPANVQKASNMHSQTVGSSETSAVTANGAHSSSSGPMVDIQNTSPPSVSVVTFSVNCSNYSEGFEKGEPTLTDIDENTGVALVINGHSLVHCLTSELESKFLEIASHCKAVICCRVTPLQKAMVVELIKRAKNAVTLAIGDGANDVSMIKAAHIGVGISGQEGMQAVLASDYSIAQFKFLERLLLVHGRWSYYRMCKFLRYFFYKNFAFTLCHFWYAFFCGFSAQTVFDPMFISVYNLFYTSLPVLALGIFEQDVSDKSSVDYPKLYTPGITNALFNTTEFIRSVLHGIFSSLILFLIPYGTYKDGISPDGYVLNDHMLLGSVVATILILDNTAQIALDTSYWTVFNHIMIWGSLLWYFFLDYFYNYVIGGPYVGSLTQAMKEATFWFTTVLTVIVLMIPVLASRFYFVDVFPSLPDKIRVQQRLALLRSRQSSDVLRTPSARKARRSLRSGYAFAHQEGFGRLITSGKIMRKLPQDFAFPLGLGSKKQQSTESTKNNNNNNSSNNANSVTNAANGAGSVTRTGTNTTATTLSAMATGAAAANGNQLVNLPGSSNGDHSPRAPCQDLDTINL; via the exons ATGCCTATTTCGCACGCCACCACCGATTCGGTCGAGCTGGAGATCCTGGAGATACGGCAGGATTCCAGCGAAGACGATGAGCATGATCCGGCAGGCCGGTCCTACGGGGCACGCAATGCTCGTGGCCGACGAATACCTCCAGCCACGGTCGTTCGTcgacagcagcaccagcagcagcaacatgaGATAGTTCTGGCCGGCAGTAGCTCTGCCCGTGGTCCGGAAACATTCGGCGAGGATCGCGGTATGATGGCCCGGACTGGATCGCCACCGAAGCGGAAACGGTTTCGCCGGAACCATCGTAGCAGCAGTACGCGGCGCAAATCCAACTCCCAAAGCTGTGGCAGTCTGTACAATCTGGCTGCGAACCGGCCCCTTCATCCGCAGCGTTCGGAACCGAACGTGAACTTCTACTCCAGTCCCG AAAATGAACGACGAATACGAGCCAACGATAGAGAATACAATACACAATTCAAATATGCT AACAACTACATCAAAACGTCCAAATATTcaatattaacatttttgcCTTTGAACCTGCTGGAGCAGTTCCAACGTCTTGCCAACTTTTACTTTCTGTGTCTACTAATTCTCCAGCTGATACCGGCAATCTCGTCACTGACGCCTGTCACCACCGCGATCCCATTGATCGGTGTGCTCATGCTAACTGCCATCAAGGATGCCTACGATGATTTC CAAAGACACATGTCCGACTCGCAAGTTAACAACCGACGGTCAAAAACGCTCCGCCACGGGAAGCTGGTCGATGAGCGGTGGTCCGGCGTACAGGTCGGTGACATTATACGGATGGACAACGATCAGTTTGTGGCGGCCGACATACTGTTGCTTTCGTCCAGCGAACCGAACGGGCTGTGCTTTATCGAAACGGCCGAACTGGACGGTGAGACAAATCTCAAGTGCAAACAGTGCCTGCCCGAGACGGCCGCAATGGGCCAGCAGGAGGATCTGCTGTGGAAGTTTAACGGTGAAATTGTGTGCGAACCACCGAACAATCTGCTGAACAAGTTCGAGGGTACGCTCACGTGGAAAAACCAACGCTATCCGCTCGATAACGATAAGATCCTGTTGCGCGGTTGCATCATCCGCAACACGCAGTGGTGCTACGGTGTCGTCATCTTCGCCGGGAAGGACACGAAGCTGATGCAGAACTCGGGCAAGACCAAATTCAAACGGACGACCATCGATAGgctattaaattttataatcatAGGA ATAGTGTTCTTTCTCTTATCGATATGCGGTTTCTGCACGATTGCATCCGCAATATGGGAAGCATTAGTAGGATACAAATTTCAA ATTTATCTGCCATGGGAAAGGATAATCCCGAAGGATTACCTGCAGGGTGCAATCAGTATCGGGGGTCTAGTCTTTTTTTCCTACGCAATCGTACTGAACACAGTGGTGCCAATATCTTTATACGTGTCGGTAGAG GTGATCCGTTTCGCGCAATCCTTCCTTATCAACTGGGACGAAAAGATGTACTACGAGAAGACGAAAACCCACGCCAAAGCAAGGACCACGACGCTAAACGAGGAGCTGGGCCAGATACAGTACATCTTCTCGGACAAAACGGGAACCTTGACGCAGAACATTATGACGTTCAACAAATGCAGCATTGCCGGTCGTGCCTATGGCGATGTGGTTGATATGCGTACGGGCGAAACAGTCGAACTGTCGGAG CCTACATTCAACAGTAACACATCGCTTTTGTTAAACGCTGAAGAGCCACCAGGTCGCAGCACACCACagcccaccaccaccaccgaacaACCAGTTCAGACTAAAAGCCCCTCAAACAAAAAGCATCCACCTTCACTACATGTTACATTCAGTCAGCACAGTAATGCCCAAGAAATGCAGACGTCCATATCCACTAAGCAACCCACACCACAAACCCATATCCCGGCGCAGTCAGCTACCGAAGTACCACCAAGTGGGAACAATACGCAAGAAGGACTGCAT GTGATGGAGTCGGttgatttttccttcaatCCCGAGTACGAACCCGAATTCCGGTGGTATGACCAGGGACTGCTGGATGCGGTCCGCGCGGATGAGGAGCACGCGCATAACTTTTTTCGACTACTTGCACTATGTCATACCGTGATGGCAGAGGATAAAAATGGCAA GTTAGATTATCAAGCACAAAGTCCTGACGAGGCGGCCCTCGTATCGGCGGCGCGAAattttggatttgtttttaaatcacGAGCACCGAATAGTATAACAATAGAGGTTATGGGACGAACAGAG GAATATGAACTGTTAAGTATATTAGATTTTAATAATGTTAGAAAACGAATGTCGGTCGTGTTACGTCGCAACAACTCCATCATACTGTACTGTAAGGGAGCCGATAGTGTGATATATGATAGGCTAGGACCGAACCAGCACGACCTGAAGGCACGTACCCAGGAACATTTGAAT AAATTTGCCGGCGAAGGATTACGTACGCTGGTGCTAGCCGAAAGGCGATTGACGAAAGAATTCTACGATTCTTGGCTGGTGCGACAGAGAGAAGCTGCCTTATCTTTAGACGGTAGAGAGGATAAGTTAGGTGCAATCTACGAGGAGATCGAATGTGATATGCAGCTGGTCGGTGTGACGGCTATAGAGGATAAGCTACAAGACGGTGTCCCTCAAACGATCGCCAATCTACAGCTGGCCGGCATAAAGATTTGGGTTCTTACCGGTGACAAGCAAG AAACGGCAATAAACATAGGATATTCCTGTCAGCTGCTAACGGACGACATGGTGGACGTGTTTGTGATCGACGGTATTACGAAGGGTGAGGTGGAACAGCAACTACGCAAGTACATGGACTCGTTGCGGATCGTTAACACCTACCATCCAGCTA ATGTTCAAAAAGCTAGCAACATGCACTCGCAAACGGTCGGCAGTAGTGAAACGAGTGCAGTGACGGCCAACGGTGCCCACAGCAGCAGTTCCGGACCGATGGTTGACATACAGAATACCTCGCCGCCGTCAGTCTCGGTGGTGACGTTTAG TGTAAATTGTAGCAACTATTCCGAGGGTTTTGAGAAAGGTGAACCGACGCTAACGGATATAGACGAGAACACGGGTGTCGCACTGGTCATCAATGGGCACTCGCTCGTTCACTGTTTAACGTCCGAGCTGGAAAGTAAATTTTTGGAGATCGCTTCCCACTGTAAAGCCGTCATCTGTTGTCGGGTAACGCCACTACAGAAAGCGATGGTCGTGGAGTTGATCAAGCGTGCGAAAAATGCGGTCACCCTAGCCATCGGTGACGGTGCTAATGATGTGTCAATGATTAAAG CGGCACACATTGGCGTTGGCATCTCGGGCCAGGAAGGCATGCAGGCGGTGCTTGCTAGCGACTACTCGATCGCTCAGTTCAAATTTCTCGAAAGACTGCTGCTGGTACATGGCCGCTGGTCGTACTACCGCATGTGTAAATTTTTGCGctactttttctacaaaaactttgcatTCACATTGTGCCATTTTtggtatgcatttttttgcgGCTTCAGTGCTCAA ACCGTTTTCGATCCGATGTTTATATCAGTGTACAATCTATTCTACACATCGTTGCCGGTGCTAGCGCTCGGTATCTTCGAGCAGGACGTGTCGGATAAGAGCAGCGTGGATTATCCGAAGCTGTACACGCCCGGCATTACGAACGCACTGTTCAATACGACCGAGTTCATACGCAGTGTGCTGCACGGTATCTTCAGTTCCCTGATATTGTTTCTCATTCCGTATG GTACCTACAAGGATGGCATCTCTCCGGATGGATATGTGCTTAACGATCACATGTTGCTTGGTTCGGTAGTGGCCACCATACTCATCCTAGATAATACAGCACAG ATAGCTCTCGATACATCGTACTGGACCGTTTTCAATCACATCATGATCTGGGGCAGTTTGCTGTGGTACTTCTTTTTGGATTACTTTTACAACTACGTTATCGGTGGTCCTTACGTTGGCTCGCTGACTCAAGCTATGAAGGAGGCAACATTTTGGTTTACAACAGTCCTGACCGTGATAGTACTAATGATACCGGTGCTTGCCTCACGCTTCTACTTTGTTGATGTGTTCCCGAGCTTGCCAGATAAG ATTCGTGTACAGCAGCGGCTTGCTCTACTGCGTTCCCGTCAGAGCAGTGACGTCTTAAGGACACCGTCCGCCCGAAAGGCTCGAAGATCATTACGCTCCGGATACGCTTTTGCTCACCAG GAAGGATTTGGTCGACTTATTACGTCGGGCAAAATTATGCGCAAACTGCCACAGGACTTTGCCTTCCCGCTGGGACTGGGCAGCAAGAAACAACAATCAACCGAATCGACCaagaacaataacaataataacagcAGTAACAATGCTAATAGCGTTACAAATGCGGCCAACGGTGCCGGAAGCGTAACCAGAACCGGTACAAACACGACCGCCACGACACTGTCGGCGATGGCTACGGGTGCTGCAGCCGCCAACGGTAATCAGCTAGTCAACCTGCCCGGCAGCTCAAACGGTGACCATAGTCCACGGGCACCGTGTCAGGATCTGGATACGATTAATCTGTAA
- the LOC125761051 gene encoding phospholipid-transporting ATPase ID isoform X5 — translation MPISHATTDSVELEILEIRQDSSEDDEHDPAGRSYGARNARGRRIPPATVVRRQQHQQQQHEIVLAGSSSARGPETFGEDRGMMARTGSPPKRKRFRRNHRSSSTRRKSNSQSCGSLYNLAANRPLHPQRSEPNVNFYSSPENERRIRANDREYNTQFKYANNYIKTSKYSILTFLPLNLLEQFQRLANFYFLCLLILQLIPAISSLTPVTTAIPLIGVLMLTAIKDAYDDFQRHMSDSQVNNRRSKTLRHGKLVDERWSGVQVGDIIRMDNDQFVAADILLLSSSEPNGLCFIETAELDGETNLKCKQCLPETAAMGQQEDLLWKFNGEIVCEPPNNLLNKFEGTLTWKNQRYPLDNDKILLRGCIIRNTQWCYGVVIFAGKDTKLMQNSGKTKFKRTTIDRLLNFIIIGIVFFLLSICGFCTIASAIWEALVGYKFQIYLPWERIIPKDYLQGAISIGGLVFFSYAIVLNTVVPISLYVSVEVIRFAQSFLINWDEKMYYEKTKTHAKARTTTLNEELGQIQYIFSDKTGTLTQNIMTFNKCSIAGRAYGDVVDMRTGETVELSEVMESVDFSFNPEYEPEFRWYDQGLLDAVRADEEHAHNFFRLLALCHTVMAEDKNGKLDYQAQSPDEAALVSAARNFGFVFKSRAPNSITIEVMGRTEEYELLSILDFNNVRKRMSVVLRRNNSIILYCKGADSVIYDRLGPNQHDLKARTQEHLNKFAGEGLRTLVLAERRLTKEFYDSWLVRQREAALSLDGREDKLGAIYEEIECDMQLVGVTAIEDKLQDGVPQTIANLQLAGIKIWVLTGDKQETAINIGYSCQLLTDDMVDVFVIDGITKGEVEQQLRKYMDSLRIVNTYHPANVQKASNMHSQTVGSSETSAVTANGAHSSSSGPMVDIQNTSPPSVSVVTFRWDNRHKYTSIGGSEEAPDSVNCSNYSEGFEKGEPTLTDIDENTGVALVINGHSLVHCLTSELESKFLEIASHCKAVICCRVTPLQKAMVVELIKRAKNAVTLAIGDGANDVSMIKAAHIGVGISGQEGMQAVLASDYSIAQFKFLERLLLVHGRWSYYRMCKFLRYFFYKNFAFTLCHFWYAFFCGFSAQTVFDPMFISVYNLFYTSLPVLALGIFEQDVSDKSSVDYPKLYTPGITNALFNTTEFIRSVLHGIFSSLILFLIPYGTYKDGISPDGYVLNDHMLLGSVVATILILDNTAQIALDTSYWTVFNHIMIWGSLLWYFFLDYFYNYVIGGPYVGSLTQAMKEATFWFTTVLTVIVLMIPVLASRFYFVDVFPSLPDKIRVQQRLALLRSRQSSDVLRTPSARKARRSLRSGYAFAHQEGFGRLITSGKIMRKLPQDFAFPLGLGSKKQQSTESTKNNNNNNSSNNANSVTNAANGAGSVTRTGTNTTATTLSAMATGAAAANGNQLVNLPGSSNGDHSPRAPCQDLDTINL, via the exons ATGCCTATTTCGCACGCCACCACCGATTCGGTCGAGCTGGAGATCCTGGAGATACGGCAGGATTCCAGCGAAGACGATGAGCATGATCCGGCAGGCCGGTCCTACGGGGCACGCAATGCTCGTGGCCGACGAATACCTCCAGCCACGGTCGTTCGTcgacagcagcaccagcagcagcaacatgaGATAGTTCTGGCCGGCAGTAGCTCTGCCCGTGGTCCGGAAACATTCGGCGAGGATCGCGGTATGATGGCCCGGACTGGATCGCCACCGAAGCGGAAACGGTTTCGCCGGAACCATCGTAGCAGCAGTACGCGGCGCAAATCCAACTCCCAAAGCTGTGGCAGTCTGTACAATCTGGCTGCGAACCGGCCCCTTCATCCGCAGCGTTCGGAACCGAACGTGAACTTCTACTCCAGTCCCG AAAATGAACGACGAATACGAGCCAACGATAGAGAATACAATACACAATTCAAATATGCT AACAACTACATCAAAACGTCCAAATATTcaatattaacatttttgcCTTTGAACCTGCTGGAGCAGTTCCAACGTCTTGCCAACTTTTACTTTCTGTGTCTACTAATTCTCCAGCTGATACCGGCAATCTCGTCACTGACGCCTGTCACCACCGCGATCCCATTGATCGGTGTGCTCATGCTAACTGCCATCAAGGATGCCTACGATGATTTC CAAAGACACATGTCCGACTCGCAAGTTAACAACCGACGGTCAAAAACGCTCCGCCACGGGAAGCTGGTCGATGAGCGGTGGTCCGGCGTACAGGTCGGTGACATTATACGGATGGACAACGATCAGTTTGTGGCGGCCGACATACTGTTGCTTTCGTCCAGCGAACCGAACGGGCTGTGCTTTATCGAAACGGCCGAACTGGACGGTGAGACAAATCTCAAGTGCAAACAGTGCCTGCCCGAGACGGCCGCAATGGGCCAGCAGGAGGATCTGCTGTGGAAGTTTAACGGTGAAATTGTGTGCGAACCACCGAACAATCTGCTGAACAAGTTCGAGGGTACGCTCACGTGGAAAAACCAACGCTATCCGCTCGATAACGATAAGATCCTGTTGCGCGGTTGCATCATCCGCAACACGCAGTGGTGCTACGGTGTCGTCATCTTCGCCGGGAAGGACACGAAGCTGATGCAGAACTCGGGCAAGACCAAATTCAAACGGACGACCATCGATAGgctattaaattttataatcatAGGA ATAGTGTTCTTTCTCTTATCGATATGCGGTTTCTGCACGATTGCATCCGCAATATGGGAAGCATTAGTAGGATACAAATTTCAA ATTTATCTGCCATGGGAAAGGATAATCCCGAAGGATTACCTGCAGGGTGCAATCAGTATCGGGGGTCTAGTCTTTTTTTCCTACGCAATCGTACTGAACACAGTGGTGCCAATATCTTTATACGTGTCGGTAGAG GTGATCCGTTTCGCGCAATCCTTCCTTATCAACTGGGACGAAAAGATGTACTACGAGAAGACGAAAACCCACGCCAAAGCAAGGACCACGACGCTAAACGAGGAGCTGGGCCAGATACAGTACATCTTCTCGGACAAAACGGGAACCTTGACGCAGAACATTATGACGTTCAACAAATGCAGCATTGCCGGTCGTGCCTATGGCGATGTGGTTGATATGCGTACGGGCGAAACAGTCGAACTGTCGGAG GTGATGGAGTCGGttgatttttccttcaatCCCGAGTACGAACCCGAATTCCGGTGGTATGACCAGGGACTGCTGGATGCGGTCCGCGCGGATGAGGAGCACGCGCATAACTTTTTTCGACTACTTGCACTATGTCATACCGTGATGGCAGAGGATAAAAATGGCAA GTTAGATTATCAAGCACAAAGTCCTGACGAGGCGGCCCTCGTATCGGCGGCGCGAAattttggatttgtttttaaatcacGAGCACCGAATAGTATAACAATAGAGGTTATGGGACGAACAGAG GAATATGAACTGTTAAGTATATTAGATTTTAATAATGTTAGAAAACGAATGTCGGTCGTGTTACGTCGCAACAACTCCATCATACTGTACTGTAAGGGAGCCGATAGTGTGATATATGATAGGCTAGGACCGAACCAGCACGACCTGAAGGCACGTACCCAGGAACATTTGAAT AAATTTGCCGGCGAAGGATTACGTACGCTGGTGCTAGCCGAAAGGCGATTGACGAAAGAATTCTACGATTCTTGGCTGGTGCGACAGAGAGAAGCTGCCTTATCTTTAGACGGTAGAGAGGATAAGTTAGGTGCAATCTACGAGGAGATCGAATGTGATATGCAGCTGGTCGGTGTGACGGCTATAGAGGATAAGCTACAAGACGGTGTCCCTCAAACGATCGCCAATCTACAGCTGGCCGGCATAAAGATTTGGGTTCTTACCGGTGACAAGCAAG AAACGGCAATAAACATAGGATATTCCTGTCAGCTGCTAACGGACGACATGGTGGACGTGTTTGTGATCGACGGTATTACGAAGGGTGAGGTGGAACAGCAACTACGCAAGTACATGGACTCGTTGCGGATCGTTAACACCTACCATCCAGCTA ATGTTCAAAAAGCTAGCAACATGCACTCGCAAACGGTCGGCAGTAGTGAAACGAGTGCAGTGACGGCCAACGGTGCCCACAGCAGCAGTTCCGGACCGATGGTTGACATACAGAATACCTCGCCGCCGTCAGTCTCGGTGGTGACGTTTAGGTGGGATAATAGACATAAATATACAAGTATAGGAGGAAGCGAGGAGGCACCGGACAG TGTAAATTGTAGCAACTATTCCGAGGGTTTTGAGAAAGGTGAACCGACGCTAACGGATATAGACGAGAACACGGGTGTCGCACTGGTCATCAATGGGCACTCGCTCGTTCACTGTTTAACGTCCGAGCTGGAAAGTAAATTTTTGGAGATCGCTTCCCACTGTAAAGCCGTCATCTGTTGTCGGGTAACGCCACTACAGAAAGCGATGGTCGTGGAGTTGATCAAGCGTGCGAAAAATGCGGTCACCCTAGCCATCGGTGACGGTGCTAATGATGTGTCAATGATTAAAG CGGCACACATTGGCGTTGGCATCTCGGGCCAGGAAGGCATGCAGGCGGTGCTTGCTAGCGACTACTCGATCGCTCAGTTCAAATTTCTCGAAAGACTGCTGCTGGTACATGGCCGCTGGTCGTACTACCGCATGTGTAAATTTTTGCGctactttttctacaaaaactttgcatTCACATTGTGCCATTTTtggtatgcatttttttgcgGCTTCAGTGCTCAA ACCGTTTTCGATCCGATGTTTATATCAGTGTACAATCTATTCTACACATCGTTGCCGGTGCTAGCGCTCGGTATCTTCGAGCAGGACGTGTCGGATAAGAGCAGCGTGGATTATCCGAAGCTGTACACGCCCGGCATTACGAACGCACTGTTCAATACGACCGAGTTCATACGCAGTGTGCTGCACGGTATCTTCAGTTCCCTGATATTGTTTCTCATTCCGTATG GTACCTACAAGGATGGCATCTCTCCGGATGGATATGTGCTTAACGATCACATGTTGCTTGGTTCGGTAGTGGCCACCATACTCATCCTAGATAATACAGCACAG ATAGCTCTCGATACATCGTACTGGACCGTTTTCAATCACATCATGATCTGGGGCAGTTTGCTGTGGTACTTCTTTTTGGATTACTTTTACAACTACGTTATCGGTGGTCCTTACGTTGGCTCGCTGACTCAAGCTATGAAGGAGGCAACATTTTGGTTTACAACAGTCCTGACCGTGATAGTACTAATGATACCGGTGCTTGCCTCACGCTTCTACTTTGTTGATGTGTTCCCGAGCTTGCCAGATAAG ATTCGTGTACAGCAGCGGCTTGCTCTACTGCGTTCCCGTCAGAGCAGTGACGTCTTAAGGACACCGTCCGCCCGAAAGGCTCGAAGATCATTACGCTCCGGATACGCTTTTGCTCACCAG GAAGGATTTGGTCGACTTATTACGTCGGGCAAAATTATGCGCAAACTGCCACAGGACTTTGCCTTCCCGCTGGGACTGGGCAGCAAGAAACAACAATCAACCGAATCGACCaagaacaataacaataataacagcAGTAACAATGCTAATAGCGTTACAAATGCGGCCAACGGTGCCGGAAGCGTAACCAGAACCGGTACAAACACGACCGCCACGACACTGTCGGCGATGGCTACGGGTGCTGCAGCCGCCAACGGTAATCAGCTAGTCAACCTGCCCGGCAGCTCAAACGGTGACCATAGTCCACGGGCACCGTGTCAGGATCTGGATACGATTAATCTGTAA